The following are encoded in a window of Sulfitobacter sp. S190 genomic DNA:
- a CDS encoding alpha-amylase family glycosyl hydrolase has product MTALEDKKWWRGGVIYQIYPRSFQDSDGDGLGDLRGITQRLDHIASLGVDAIWISPFFKSPMKDFGYDVSDYCDIDPLFGNLADFDAMIARAHELGLKIMIDLVLSHTSDQHPWFQASRQDCTNDMADAYVWADPKPDGTPPNNWLSIFGGSAWEWEPKRRQYYLHNFLTSQPDLNFHNVDVQDRLLDVARFWLDRGVDGFRLDTINFYFHDRQLRDNPALPVEQRNASIAPEVNPYNHQEHLYDKNQPENIAFLERLRALMDQYDDRAAVGEVGDAQIGLELVAQYTKGDKRVHMCYAFDFLSPEKLRADKTAQVLSLFKQKAPDGWQCWALSNHDVQRHASRLASGTLAAQEQRMQAAFLLSLPGSACVYQGEELGLREADVPFEALQDPYGITFWPEFKGRDGCRTPMVWSDAANAGFTVGDPWLPISAEHAAANVNVQEAQDDSLLKFYRDFIDLRRNTRALYDGDGTGFHADGDLLTIDRASADSRVRCIFNFSDAAQEVSLPDGANVLKSTYEWPAAPANDTTMLPPKSAWIVSLNEEAHV; this is encoded by the coding sequence ATGACAGCGCTTGAAGACAAAAAATGGTGGCGCGGCGGGGTGATCTACCAGATCTATCCACGCTCGTTCCAGGACAGTGACGGCGACGGCCTGGGCGATCTGCGCGGCATCACCCAACGGCTTGACCACATTGCCTCGCTCGGGGTGGATGCCATCTGGATTTCACCCTTCTTCAAATCTCCGATGAAGGACTTCGGATACGACGTGTCGGACTATTGCGACATTGATCCGCTGTTCGGCAATCTGGCGGATTTCGATGCGATGATTGCACGGGCGCACGAGTTGGGCCTGAAGATCATGATCGATCTGGTTCTGTCGCACACATCGGATCAGCATCCTTGGTTCCAGGCCAGCCGGCAGGATTGCACCAACGATATGGCGGATGCCTATGTCTGGGCCGATCCAAAGCCCGACGGAACGCCGCCCAACAACTGGTTGTCGATCTTCGGCGGCTCCGCCTGGGAGTGGGAGCCGAAGCGCCGCCAGTACTATCTGCACAACTTCCTGACGTCGCAGCCGGATCTGAACTTCCACAATGTGGATGTGCAGGACCGGTTGCTGGATGTTGCCCGGTTCTGGCTCGACCGGGGTGTTGACGGCTTCCGGCTGGATACCATCAACTTCTACTTCCACGACCGTCAACTGCGCGACAACCCCGCCCTGCCCGTCGAACAGCGCAATGCGTCCATTGCGCCCGAGGTGAACCCCTACAATCACCAAGAGCACCTTTATGACAAGAACCAGCCCGAGAATATCGCATTCCTAGAGCGGCTGCGGGCACTGATGGACCAATACGACGATCGCGCAGCGGTTGGCGAAGTGGGCGATGCGCAAATCGGCCTCGAGCTCGTGGCGCAATACACCAAGGGCGATAAGCGCGTGCACATGTGCTACGCCTTCGACTTCCTGAGCCCCGAAAAGCTGCGCGCTGACAAGACGGCACAAGTGCTGAGCCTGTTCAAACAAAAAGCCCCCGACGGCTGGCAATGCTGGGCGCTCAGCAATCACGATGTCCAGCGTCATGCCTCCAGACTGGCGTCGGGGACACTCGCCGCGCAGGAACAGCGGATGCAGGCCGCTTTCCTTTTGTCTTTGCCGGGGTCGGCCTGCGTGTATCAGGGCGAAGAGCTTGGCCTGCGCGAAGCCGACGTTCCCTTCGAGGCGCTGCAGGATCCGTATGGCATTACCTTCTGGCCCGAATTCAAGGGCCGCGACGGATGCCGTACGCCGATGGTCTGGTCTGATGCGGCGAACGCGGGCTTTACCGTGGGCGATCCGTGGTTGCCGATCAGTGCAGAGCACGCTGCCGCCAACGTAAACGTGCAAGAAGCACAGGACGACAGTTTGCTGAAATTCTACCGCGATTTCATCGACCTGCGCCGGAATACGCGCGCGCTTTATGACGGGGACGGCACCGGTTTTCACGCGGATGGCGATCTGTTGACCATCGACCGCGCGTCAGCCGACAGCCGCGTGCGCTGTATCTTCAATTTCAGTGACGCCGCGCAGGAAGTCAGCCTGCCCGACGGGGCCAATGTCCTGAAATCAACCTACGAATGGCCCGCCGCCCCAGCCAACGACACCACGATGCTGCCGCCAAAATCGGCCTGGATCGTCAGCCTGAACGAGGAAGCCCATGTCTAA
- a CDS encoding carbohydrate ABC transporter permease, whose translation MGRKALLTAILLVIVMIWVVPFAGLLLTSARSTKHANETGFWRSIVSNEIGYSFKTKGSDALVQEGDVWVIRGNIIDDRNAEEAADAAEDGDIAQPPIRGEVVRFGASATNPDAAQPGETIDIRDGNFTLQANGDYEWVFDEEYTRGGKTIGVRINHPPTFGLQNYKRAFADGRITNSLINSFIVTIPATVIPVMIAAFAAYAFSWLRFPGRDVLLAVVIALLVVPLQLAFIPVLSMFTSVADWAGDLQAALGLCEGQDCDVSGKSFSGLWLAHTAFGLPLAIYLLRNYIANLPGELIESARLDGATHLQIFTKLVLPLSMPALASYGIFQFLWVWNDLLVALILGPSSDLVLPIEIQKQIGTYKSELERLNASAFISMVVPLIVFISLQRYFVRGLLAGSVKGG comes from the coding sequence ATGGGACGCAAAGCACTCCTGACTGCCATCTTGCTGGTCATCGTGATGATCTGGGTGGTGCCTTTCGCAGGCCTGCTTCTGACATCGGCACGGTCGACCAAGCATGCCAATGAAACCGGTTTCTGGCGCTCTATCGTGTCGAACGAAATCGGCTACAGCTTCAAGACCAAAGGCAGCGATGCCCTGGTCCAGGAAGGCGATGTATGGGTTATCCGTGGCAACATCATCGATGACCGCAACGCCGAAGAAGCCGCGGATGCCGCCGAAGACGGTGACATCGCGCAACCCCCGATCCGCGGCGAAGTCGTGCGCTTCGGCGCAAGTGCGACAAACCCAGATGCCGCACAACCCGGTGAAACAATCGATATCCGCGATGGTAATTTCACCCTGCAGGCCAATGGCGATTACGAATGGGTCTTTGACGAGGAATACACCCGCGGCGGCAAGACGATCGGCGTTCGGATCAACCATCCGCCGACCTTTGGGCTGCAAAACTATAAACGGGCCTTTGCCGATGGCAGGATCACCAATTCGCTGATCAACAGCTTTATCGTCACGATCCCTGCAACGGTCATACCTGTGATGATCGCGGCCTTCGCGGCCTATGCCTTCAGCTGGTTGCGGTTCCCGGGCAGAGATGTCCTGCTGGCGGTCGTGATCGCACTTCTGGTCGTGCCGTTGCAGTTGGCCTTCATTCCGGTGTTGTCGATGTTCACCTCCGTGGCTGATTGGGCCGGTGACCTACAGGCCGCGCTCGGCTTATGCGAGGGGCAGGACTGTGATGTCTCGGGCAAGAGTTTCAGCGGGCTTTGGCTTGCCCACACGGCGTTTGGCCTGCCACTGGCGATCTACCTGCTGCGCAACTACATTGCCAACCTGCCCGGCGAGCTGATCGAAAGCGCACGGCTGGACGGCGCCACTCATTTGCAGATTTTCACAAAGCTGGTGTTGCCCCTGTCGATGCCGGCCCTCGCGTCCTACGGGATTTTCCAGTTCCTGTGGGTCTGGAACGATCTGCTGGTGGCTCTGATCCTTGGTCCGTCCAGTGACCTTGTGCTGCCTATCGAAATCCAGAAACAAATCGGTACCTACAAGTCCGAGTTGGAGCGGCTCAACGCGTCTGCCTTCATCTCGATGGTTGTACCACTCATCGTATTCATCTCGCTCCAGCGCTACTTCGTACGTGGTCTGTTGGCGGGATCGGTTAAAGGGGGCTGA
- a CDS encoding carbohydrate ABC transporter permease, with protein sequence MIKVPTSEILSKLAMIVITMIILLPATGAALFAVTSYLTDFAVWALPFDSDLVTKVVYALRAIVIALLLSFMYFWLSSWMNGWLSAGSDPRGLAVQDAVQPWLFIIPALALLTLFLIYPAIETFRLSLTNDTPLLDAAGNQVLNAAGQPMSESGFVGFSNYLFIFQSENFWLAIRNSILWLTVVPTLCIFFGMLIAVLADNVRWGTFAKSLIFVPMAISFVGAAVIWRNIYADGGTETHQIGLLNALLKPFGTEPRFWYEMQFWGNFFMMGILVWIQTGFAMVIFSAALRSVPQETLEAAEMDGATPTQTFFKITLPQIYSTVVVVWTTLTILVLKVFDIPFALTANKPDKLLLATYMEQTRNSQREPELAAAIAVILMLVIVPIMLFNLYRQRKEEA encoded by the coding sequence ATGATCAAAGTCCCAACATCCGAAATCCTGTCGAAACTGGCCATGATCGTGATCACCATGATCATCCTGCTGCCAGCGACCGGTGCGGCATTGTTTGCCGTGACATCATATCTGACCGATTTTGCCGTCTGGGCCCTGCCCTTTGACAGCGATCTGGTCACCAAGGTTGTTTACGCCCTGCGCGCCATCGTGATCGCGCTTCTGCTGAGCTTTATGTACTTCTGGCTCTCATCATGGATGAACGGCTGGTTGTCAGCGGGCAGCGATCCACGCGGTTTGGCCGTTCAGGACGCGGTGCAACCCTGGCTGTTCATCATTCCCGCGCTGGCGCTCTTGACGCTGTTCCTGATCTATCCCGCGATCGAGACATTCCGGTTAAGCCTGACAAACGACACGCCTCTGCTCGATGCGGCCGGAAATCAGGTGCTGAACGCCGCAGGCCAACCGATGAGCGAGAGCGGGTTCGTAGGGTTCTCCAACTACCTGTTCATCTTCCAGTCCGAAAACTTCTGGCTCGCCATCCGCAACTCGATCCTGTGGCTGACCGTCGTGCCGACGCTTTGCATCTTTTTCGGGATGTTGATCGCGGTGCTGGCCGATAACGTGCGCTGGGGCACATTTGCCAAATCACTGATCTTTGTGCCAATGGCGATCTCCTTTGTCGGCGCCGCCGTGATCTGGCGCAACATCTACGCCGACGGTGGCACCGAGACACACCAGATCGGTCTGCTCAACGCGCTGCTGAAGCCGTTCGGCACGGAGCCTCGGTTCTGGTACGAGATGCAGTTCTGGGGCAACTTTTTCATGATGGGCATTCTGGTCTGGATCCAGACGGGTTTTGCCATGGTCATCTTCTCCGCCGCTCTGCGCTCGGTTCCGCAAGAAACGCTTGAAGCTGCCGAAATGGATGGTGCCACGCCCACGCAGACGTTCTTCAAGATCACGCTTCCGCAAATCTACTCAACGGTTGTGGTGGTATGGACCACGCTCACGATCCTTGTGTTGAAGGTCTTCGATATCCCCTTCGCGCTAACCGCCAACAAGCCGGACAAGCTGCTGCTTGCCACATACATGGAGCAGACGCGCAATTCGCAGCGTGAACCGGAACTGGCTGCAGCCATCGCCGTCATTCTGATGCTGGTCATCGTGCCGATCATGCTCTTCAACCTCTACCGCCAGCGCAAAGAGGAGGCGTAA
- a CDS encoding ABC transporter substrate-binding protein, translating to MKTSLKLLSTASVLTLGTGIAAFADGHADARCAAGELGLGDFAGQTVTIAGPWEGTDEELVNNVIDCFETSTGATVEYAGSGEFEQLIVTDVRAGSAPNIAVFPQPGLAADLAAEGGLVPLKQDIAGWMAENYGAGQSWADLGTYADENGQEQFYAFAYKADVKSLVWYKPETFEDAGYEVPETMEELIALSDQIVADGGTPWCLGIESGGATGWTATDWMEDIMLRTTSPENYDKWVTNDLAFNSDEVKAAMDVFGSIAKNDAYVAGGADSVASTFFGDSPKGLFTTPPQCFMHRQASFIPAFFPDKGEEVSEGEADFFYFPPFASNPDLGKPVLGGGTLWAMTNESDATHAFFEFLKQPVAHEIWMAQTGFLTPHKGVDTSAYANDSLRKMGEILAGADTFRFDASDLMPGAIGAGAFWTEMTAFTQGQDTATTADNIQSAWDAIK from the coding sequence ATGAAAACATCACTGAAACTATTGTCTACGGCAAGTGTTCTGACGCTTGGCACGGGAATCGCGGCCTTTGCGGACGGCCATGCGGATGCACGCTGCGCGGCTGGCGAACTGGGTCTGGGCGATTTTGCGGGTCAGACAGTGACCATCGCGGGCCCTTGGGAAGGTACCGACGAAGAGCTGGTTAACAACGTCATCGACTGCTTCGAGACGTCCACAGGTGCGACCGTTGAATACGCCGGTTCGGGCGAATTCGAACAGCTGATCGTCACCGACGTTCGTGCAGGCTCCGCGCCGAACATCGCGGTATTCCCACAACCGGGTCTGGCCGCTGATCTGGCCGCCGAAGGTGGCTTGGTGCCCCTAAAGCAGGACATCGCGGGCTGGATGGCCGAAAACTACGGTGCGGGTCAATCCTGGGCCGATCTGGGTACGTATGCAGACGAGAACGGCCAAGAGCAGTTCTATGCCTTTGCCTATAAGGCGGATGTGAAATCGCTTGTCTGGTACAAGCCGGAAACATTTGAGGATGCCGGTTACGAAGTGCCTGAAACCATGGAAGAGCTGATCGCCCTGTCCGACCAGATTGTCGCGGACGGCGGCACACCATGGTGCCTCGGCATCGAATCCGGCGGTGCGACCGGTTGGACAGCGACCGACTGGATGGAAGACATCATGCTGCGCACCACGTCGCCCGAGAACTACGACAAGTGGGTGACGAACGATCTGGCCTTCAACAGCGACGAAGTCAAAGCAGCCATGGACGTGTTTGGCTCCATCGCCAAAAACGACGCCTACGTAGCGGGTGGTGCCGACAGTGTGGCCTCCACTTTCTTTGGTGACAGCCCCAAGGGTCTCTTCACCACACCTCCTCAGTGCTTCATGCACCGTCAGGCGTCCTTCATCCCTGCGTTCTTCCCAGACAAGGGTGAAGAAGTATCCGAAGGCGAAGCAGACTTCTTCTACTTCCCGCCCTTCGCGTCCAACCCGGATCTGGGCAAGCCCGTTCTTGGTGGCGGCACACTTTGGGCCATGACGAACGAAAGCGATGCAACCCACGCGTTCTTCGAGTTCCTCAAGCAGCCGGTGGCGCACGAAATCTGGATGGCACAGACCGGCTTCCTGACACCTCACAAGGGGGTGGACACCAGCGCATACGCCAATGACAGCCTGCGCAAAATGGGTGAAATCCTTGCCGGTGCCGACACGTTCCGCTTTGACGCATCCGACCTGATGCCAGGTGCCATCGGCGCCGGTGCATTCTGGACCGAGATGACTGCCTTTACCCAAGGCCAGGACACCGCAACCACAGCCGACAACATCCAGTCGGCTTGGGACGCGATCAAGTAA
- a CDS encoding substrate-binding domain-containing protein, whose translation MNLKDLASHLGLSPTTVSRALNGYPEVSEATRKRVSEAASAFNYAPSHTARGLATGKAGAIGHIIPLGHHRMINPHFSDFIAGAGQGYARRGLDIVMTIADKDDELAAFSRLATARRVDGFVLQGPLVEDPRIALLNDMGMPFVVHGRTGGDAVQDKSYSWVDVDNEDAFQRATQHLIDLGHRRIALVNGLEFMNFAMLRRKGFETAMARAGLEVDDDLCFADDMSEAYGYDAAQKLLAMNAPPTAILTSSKLIASGVQRACFEADKVLGQDISLLTFDDAFGFFGTGAAIPTVTCVRSSLFEAGVAVAEMIADQIDAPNSSPRQVLWQAEMIIGRSTGAAPK comes from the coding sequence GTGAACCTTAAAGACCTCGCCAGCCATCTGGGTTTGTCACCCACCACGGTCAGCCGCGCGCTGAACGGCTATCCCGAGGTGTCCGAAGCCACCCGCAAACGGGTGTCGGAAGCCGCAAGTGCCTTCAACTATGCACCAAGCCACACGGCGCGGGGGCTCGCGACGGGAAAGGCGGGGGCCATTGGCCACATCATTCCGCTGGGCCATCACCGCATGATCAATCCGCACTTTTCGGACTTTATCGCAGGTGCGGGGCAGGGCTACGCACGCCGCGGTTTGGATATTGTCATGACCATCGCCGACAAGGACGATGAACTGGCAGCATTTTCGCGTTTGGCCACGGCCCGCCGCGTTGACGGATTCGTCCTGCAAGGGCCGCTGGTCGAAGATCCGCGTATCGCGCTTCTGAACGATATGGGTATGCCGTTTGTTGTGCACGGTCGGACGGGCGGCGATGCGGTGCAGGACAAGAGTTACAGCTGGGTCGACGTCGACAACGAAGACGCTTTCCAGAGAGCAACACAACATCTTATTGATCTGGGCCACCGACGTATCGCTTTGGTCAATGGTCTGGAGTTCATGAACTTTGCCATGCTCCGCCGGAAAGGTTTTGAAACCGCGATGGCGCGGGCCGGTCTGGAGGTCGATGACGACCTGTGTTTTGCCGATGACATGTCCGAAGCCTATGGCTATGACGCGGCGCAGAAACTGCTGGCAATGAATGCGCCGCCGACAGCGATATTGACGTCGTCCAAGCTGATCGCGTCAGGTGTGCAACGTGCTTGTTTCGAGGCGGACAAGGTTTTGGGGCAGGATATCTCACTGCTGACGTTTGATGACGCTTTCGGTTTTTTCGGAACCGGTGCGGCCATTCCGACCGTAACATGCGTCCGCTCCTCTTTGTTTGAAGCGGGCGTGGCGGTGGCAGAAATGATCGCAGATCAGATTGACGCGCCGAACAGTTCGCCGCGGCAGGTCCTGTGGCAGGCGGAGATGATCATCGGACGCTCGACAGGAGCCGCACCAAAATGA
- a CDS encoding GH1 family beta-glucosidase: MKIPQDFVLGVATAAYQIEGTRFGDVGPSHWDSFAAQGGTIGRQNGDVACAHYEKWLEDLDLIAHGNFDAYRFSVAWPRIQRDGREAPRAEGLDFYDQLVDGALARGIEPHCTLYHWDLPQALADKGGWENQDTAKYFADYCAHVSDRLGDRLASVATVNEPWCVAWLSHFLGHHAPGKRDLSAAAKAMHNILYAHGLGAAALRDLGRKDIGIVLNMEYAAPATDREADRHAAAIFDGIYNRWFIEALTKGAYPSDILEHLEPHMPVGWQDQMQTIAQPLDWMGLNYYTRSIHADDGTGIFPFGQTQIGPLPKTSMGWEVYPEGLQYFLERMHRDYTGNLPLYVTENGMALHDKVADGGVDDAQRVGYFRDHLAAALAARDAGVPLKGYFAWSLLDNFEWAFGYSERFGLVHVDYDTQTRTPKESFRFFQNLR, from the coding sequence ATGAAGATACCGCAGGATTTTGTGCTTGGCGTCGCCACGGCGGCCTACCAGATCGAGGGCACGCGCTTCGGCGATGTGGGGCCGTCCCACTGGGACAGTTTTGCCGCGCAGGGCGGTACGATCGGGCGGCAAAACGGCGACGTTGCCTGCGCGCATTACGAAAAATGGCTCGAAGATCTTGACCTGATCGCACATGGCAATTTCGACGCGTACCGGTTTTCCGTGGCCTGGCCGAGGATCCAGCGTGATGGCCGCGAAGCCCCGCGCGCCGAAGGGCTCGATTTCTACGATCAACTTGTGGACGGCGCTCTGGCCCGCGGGATCGAGCCGCATTGCACGCTTTACCACTGGGATCTGCCGCAGGCTTTGGCGGACAAAGGGGGGTGGGAAAATCAGGATACCGCAAAGTACTTTGCGGATTACTGTGCGCATGTCTCCGATCGTTTGGGCGATCGGCTGGCGAGTGTGGCGACAGTGAACGAGCCTTGGTGTGTCGCGTGGCTATCGCATTTTCTGGGCCACCACGCGCCGGGCAAACGCGATCTCTCTGCCGCGGCCAAAGCCATGCACAATATTCTTTACGCTCACGGTCTCGGGGCCGCCGCGCTGCGTGATCTGGGGCGCAAGGACATCGGCATCGTTCTGAACATGGAATACGCCGCACCTGCGACAGACCGGGAGGCGGACCGCCATGCAGCGGCGATTTTTGACGGCATATATAACCGCTGGTTCATAGAGGCGCTGACAAAGGGCGCATATCCATCAGATATCCTCGAGCATCTTGAACCGCACATGCCCGTGGGCTGGCAAGACCAGATGCAGACCATCGCGCAGCCGCTCGACTGGATGGGCCTGAATTATTACACGAGAAGCATTCATGCCGATGACGGAACCGGCATTTTTCCGTTTGGACAGACGCAAATTGGGCCACTGCCGAAAACATCCATGGGCTGGGAAGTTTATCCCGAAGGCCTGCAGTATTTTCTCGAACGGATGCATCGCGACTATACTGGTAATCTGCCGCTATATGTGACGGAAAACGGCATGGCGCTGCACGACAAGGTGGCGGATGGCGGTGTCGACGATGCGCAGAGGGTCGGATATTTTCGCGATCACCTCGCTGCAGCGCTGGCCGCGCGGGACGCAGGCGTGCCATTGAAAGGGTACTTTGCGTGGTCCTTGCTCGACAATTTTGAATGGGCGTTCGGCTATTCCGAACGATTTGGTCTGGTTCATGTCGATTACGACACGCAGACCCGTACGCCGAAAGAGTCTTTCCGGTTCTTCCAGAACTTGCGCTAG
- a CDS encoding DUF882 domain-containing protein has protein sequence MTGSSTSGMTRRGVLGAFAATAVTAAPTFANAAGFLRGAGDIRRIKMYSGRTGERIDMIYWIEGNYIKDAVREVNFFMRDWRTNDVKNMDLRTVDIMAAAHNLLDADEPYMLLSGYRSPKTNAMLRSRSRGVAKNSLHMRGQAADLRLGSRSVSQVAKAAAVCRGGGVGRYSGSNFVHMDCGTVRTWGR, from the coding sequence ATGACAGGCTCTAGCACTTCGGGGATGACCCGACGCGGCGTCCTTGGCGCGTTCGCAGCAACTGCAGTCACAGCAGCACCTACTTTCGCAAATGCAGCAGGCTTCCTGCGCGGTGCCGGCGACATTCGCCGCATCAAGATGTATTCCGGTCGCACGGGCGAGCGGATCGACATGATCTACTGGATCGAAGGAAACTACATCAAGGACGCCGTCCGCGAGGTGAATTTCTTCATGCGCGACTGGCGGACCAACGATGTGAAAAACATGGACCTGCGTACGGTCGACATTATGGCCGCGGCGCATAATCTGCTCGATGCGGACGAACCGTACATGCTGTTGTCCGGCTATCGCAGCCCCAAGACAAACGCGATGTTGCGCAGCCGCTCGCGCGGTGTCGCTAAGAATTCTCTGCACATGCGTGGGCAGGCCGCCGACTTGCGGCTCGGTTCGCGCTCGGTCAGTCAGGTGGCCAAGGCAGCCGCGGTCTGCCGTGGGGGTGGCGTCGGTCGCTACTCGGGTTCCAACTTCGTGCACATGGATTGCGGCACGGTTCGCACCTGGGGCCGCTAG
- a CDS encoding murein L,D-transpeptidase translates to MFNLSTSRSTSRAFVLALALGIAGFGVSGAAHAQVTAFKQAVAETGAEDDAIASFYRTQNFEGIWTGDTEEHRARRAALLQALRMAGHHGLPVARYDVAKLERQMASARSPRDRGVVEVALTKAFLQYARDVQSGALTPGRVVSAIKREVTYADPVALISGLKTSEPTAYLRDLAPRTIEYSALMKQKLILQEVAQRGGWGPTVNAEKIALGATGADVLALRNRLMAMGYLRRSNARSFDAEMKTAVEAFQRAHGLEIDGVAGGETLRQINIGPEARLKSVIVAMERERWLNRDRGQRHILVNIPDFTAKVVDDGRVTFETRSVVGANREDRPTPEFSDMMSHMVINPSWYVPRSIVVNEYLPALRRNPNAVRHIQITDRRGRVVSRNQNFSRFTARNFPYSMRQPPSKSNALGLVKFMFPNKYNIYLHDTPAKSLFSRDVRAFSHGCIRLNDPFDFAYALLAKQEADPKAFFQGKLRTGSESRVNLKAPVPVHIIYRTAFTDARGNLNFRRDVYGRDALIWNALQKAGVELGGVQG, encoded by the coding sequence ATGTTCAACTTATCGACCTCGCGCTCAACGTCTCGCGCGTTCGTCTTGGCGCTCGCGCTCGGAATTGCGGGTTTCGGGGTCTCCGGCGCCGCCCACGCGCAGGTGACTGCTTTCAAACAGGCCGTCGCGGAGACAGGCGCGGAAGATGACGCGATCGCGTCTTTCTACAGAACGCAGAATTTCGAGGGCATCTGGACAGGCGATACCGAAGAACACCGGGCGAGGCGCGCCGCATTGCTGCAGGCGCTGCGGATGGCCGGGCATCACGGGCTTCCGGTGGCCCGCTACGATGTGGCAAAGCTCGAACGGCAAATGGCGTCCGCACGCAGCCCGCGGGATCGAGGAGTTGTCGAGGTCGCGCTGACCAAGGCGTTCTTGCAATATGCCCGCGATGTGCAAAGCGGCGCCTTGACGCCGGGGCGTGTGGTCAGCGCCATCAAACGTGAAGTCACCTATGCCGATCCGGTGGCCTTGATCAGCGGGCTCAAGACATCCGAGCCGACCGCTTACCTGCGCGATCTGGCCCCGCGCACCATCGAATACAGCGCATTGATGAAGCAAAAGCTGATCCTGCAAGAGGTCGCACAACGCGGCGGCTGGGGGCCGACGGTCAACGCGGAAAAGATCGCCCTTGGTGCAACCGGGGCAGACGTTTTGGCTTTGCGCAACCGGTTGATGGCGATGGGATACCTGCGCCGATCCAATGCCCGCAGCTTTGACGCCGAAATGAAAACTGCGGTGGAGGCGTTTCAGCGGGCCCACGGTCTGGAAATTGATGGCGTAGCAGGCGGCGAGACGCTCAGGCAAATCAACATCGGTCCCGAAGCGCGGCTGAAATCGGTCATTGTCGCGATGGAGCGGGAGCGTTGGTTGAACCGCGATCGCGGCCAGCGCCATATTCTTGTGAATATTCCTGATTTTACCGCCAAGGTCGTTGACGACGGGCGCGTCACCTTCGAGACCCGCTCGGTGGTGGGGGCAAATCGCGAGGACAGGCCCACGCCCGAATTCTCTGACATGATGAGCCATATGGTCATCAATCCAAGCTGGTATGTGCCACGTTCGATCGTGGTGAACGAATATCTGCCCGCGTTGCGCCGCAACCCGAATGCTGTCCGCCATATCCAGATCACCGATAGGCGGGGCCGCGTTGTTAGCCGCAACCAGAACTTTTCGCGGTTCACGGCCCGCAATTTTCCATATTCGATGCGTCAGCCGCCCAGTAAATCGAATGCTTTGGGGCTGGTGAAATTCATGTTCCCGAACAAGTACAATATCTACTTGCATGACACGCCCGCCAAATCGCTGTTCAGCCGCGATGTCAGAGCTTTCAGCCACGGCTGCATCCGGCTCAATGACCCGTTTGATTTCGCCTATGCGCTGCTGGCCAAGCAGGAGGCTGATCCCAAGGCGTTCTTTCAGGGCAAGTTGCGCACCGGATCGGAAAGCCGTGTAAATCTGAAGGCGCCGGTGCCGGTGCACATCATCTACAGAACTGCCTTTACCGATGCGCGGGGCAATCTCAATTTCCGCCGTGATGTGTACGGCCGAGATGCGCTTATCTGGAACGCACTGCAGAAGGCAGGGGTGGAATTGGGCGGCGTTCAGGGCTAA